A genomic window from Euryarchaeota archaeon includes:
- a CDS encoding MoaD/ThiS family protein, with amino-acid sequence MERIQVTLIETGPDKGRRVVDLPTGSTVTDALAAASLRREMYLVSRRSEVVPDDEPLDDGDTLEVFRVVSGG; translated from the coding sequence GTGGAACGGATCCAGGTCACTCTCATCGAAACAGGCCCCGACAAGGGACGACGCGTCGTCGACCTGCCGACGGGGTCGACCGTCACCGATGCCTTGGCCGCGGCGTCGCTCAGGCGCGAGATGTACCTCGTATCGCGCCGAAGCGAAGTCGTCCCCGACGACGAACCTCTCGATGACGGCGACACGCTGGAAGTCTTCAGAGTGGTTTCCGGCGGCTAA
- a CDS encoding RNA-guided pseudouridylation complex pseudouridine synthase subunit Cbf5 yields the protein MKGKDATPGTHGKRPSERTIEEHLALGVVNLDKPAGPTSHQVVAWLKVALGLSKAGHGGTLDPNVTGVLPVALENGTRAIKTLLLAPKSYVATMRFHADLSEKDVRAIFDEFKGEIYQTPPLKSAVKKILRIRTIYESEILELDGRDVLFKVDCQAGTYVRTLCNDIGTVAGVGANMVDLRRVKTGPFTEKSAVTLHDVKDAYEEWKSSRDETWLRKTVLPIEALLAHLPSVQIRENAVDAVCHGAKLAVPGVVSFPASLKKQDTIAMYSMKGEGVAIGKAMMDAKELDDAKTGIAFETQRVLMEPGTYPKGWTTAGPQEKVN from the coding sequence ATCAAAGGAAAAGATGCGACCCCCGGGACACACGGGAAGAGACCGAGCGAACGCACGATCGAGGAACACCTTGCCCTGGGTGTCGTGAACCTCGACAAACCGGCCGGGCCCACCTCCCACCAGGTGGTCGCGTGGCTAAAGGTCGCTCTAGGGCTCTCCAAGGCGGGACACGGCGGGACGCTCGACCCGAATGTCACCGGTGTCCTCCCAGTGGCGCTCGAAAACGGGACGCGCGCGATAAAGACGCTTCTCCTCGCGCCGAAGTCGTACGTGGCCACGATGCGGTTCCACGCAGACCTCAGCGAGAAAGACGTCCGAGCGATCTTCGATGAGTTCAAGGGCGAGATCTACCAGACGCCGCCCCTCAAATCGGCCGTGAAGAAGATCCTTCGTATCCGGACCATCTACGAAAGCGAGATCCTTGAACTCGACGGGCGCGACGTGTTGTTCAAGGTGGACTGCCAAGCCGGAACATACGTGAGGACGCTCTGCAACGACATCGGCACGGTCGCGGGCGTCGGCGCCAACATGGTGGATCTACGCCGCGTGAAGACGGGACCGTTCACGGAAAAATCGGCCGTAACGCTCCACGACGTGAAAGACGCTTACGAGGAGTGGAAATCAAGTAGGGACGAAACGTGGCTACGAAAAACCGTCCTCCCCATCGAAGCACTGCTCGCCCACCTCCCCTCGGTCCAGATCCGGGAAAATGCGGTGGACGCCGTCTGCCATGGGGCGAAGCTTGCGGTCCCAGGCGTCGTCTCCTTTCCGGCCAGCCTCAAGAAACAAGACACCATCGCAATGTACTCGATGAAAGGTGAAGGGGTCGCGATCGGAAAAGCGATGATGGATGCGAAAGAACTCGACGACGCGAAGACCGGGATAGCCTTCGAAACGCAACGAGTGCTCATGGAGCCGGGGACTTACCCCAAGGGTTGGACGACGGCGGGGCCCCAAGAAAAGGTTAATTAA